Proteins encoded in a region of the Magallana gigas chromosome 8, xbMagGiga1.1, whole genome shotgun sequence genome:
- the LOC117689849 gene encoding microfibril-associated glycoprotein 4-like isoform X1, with translation MVRCRFYSLLFLCIYFVVVMSMKPHPKVKGNVESLLKLTPWNWKHLNSSFKVDTPITVDVSLTSHYRLTGKHLNKYLIKELQKQRDCASILKAIPNTKGRDGVYTIYPDMKTKKLVYCDMTTDGGGWTVIQRRMDGSVNFYRSWQTYKDGFGKPQGEYWLGNEDIHMLTSKTKQELRVDLQKFSGEKAYAKYSRFTVGSESEKYKLSVGGYSGTAGDSLAYQNSMKFSTRDQDNDLWNKHCSVEHQGGWWFKACIHADLNGPYLKSAKITAISMNWYKFGNEHRALKRASMMIRSKI, from the exons ATGGTTCGGTGTAGATTTTACAGTTTGCtctttttatgcatttattttgttgtcgTTATGTCTATGAAACCTCACCCCAAAGTCAAAG GCAATGTAGAGTCTCTCCTTAAATTGACTCCATGGAACTGGAAACACTTGAACTCGTCCTTCAAAGTGGATACCCCCATCACTGTGGATGTGTCTCTCACCTCTCACTACAGACTGACCGGGAAACACCTCAACAAGTATCTCA TTAAAGAGCTACAAAAGCAAAGAGATTGTGCATCCATTCTAAAAGCAATACCCAACACAAAAGGAAGAGACGGTGTGTACACGATATACCCGGATATGAAGACCAAGAAGTTGGTGTACTGTGACATGACCACGGACGGCGGAGGGTGGACA GTAATTCAAAGACGTATGGAtgggtctgtaaatttttatcGATCTTGGCAGACATACAAGGACGGATTTGGAAAACCACAAGGAGAATATTGGCTAG GAAATGAAGATATTCACATGCTCACATCAAAAACTAAGCAAGAGTTACGAGTTGACCTACAAAAGTTTTCGGGTGAAAAGGCTTACGCCAAATATTCCAGGTTTACTGTGGGAAGTGAGTCTGAAAAATACAAGTTATCTGTCGGGGGATACAGCGGAACGGCGG GTGATAGTCTCGCATATCAAAACAGTATGAAGTTTTCTACAAGAGACCAAGACAATGACTTATGGAATAAACACTGTAGCGTGGAACATCAAGGAGGATGGTGGTTTAAGGCATGCATCCATGCTGATCTTAATGGACCTTATCTGAAATCGGCTAAAATCACTGCAATTAGTATGAATTGGTACAAATTCGGAAATGAACACCGTGCTTTAAAGAGAGCATCAATGATGATAAGATCCAAAATTTAA
- the LOC117689849 gene encoding microfibril-associated glycoprotein 4-like isoform X2, with protein MVRCRFYSLLFLCIYFVVVMSMKPHPKVKGNVESLLKLTPWNWKHLNSSFKVDTPITVDVSLTSHYRLTGKHLNKYLKLQKQRDCASILKAIPNTKGRDGVYTIYPDMKTKKLVYCDMTTDGGGWTVIQRRMDGSVNFYRSWQTYKDGFGKPQGEYWLGNEDIHMLTSKTKQELRVDLQKFSGEKAYAKYSRFTVGSESEKYKLSVGGYSGTAGDSLAYQNSMKFSTRDQDNDLWNKHCSVEHQGGWWFKACIHADLNGPYLKSAKITAISMNWYKFGNEHRALKRASMMIRSKI; from the exons ATGGTTCGGTGTAGATTTTACAGTTTGCtctttttatgcatttattttgttgtcgTTATGTCTATGAAACCTCACCCCAAAGTCAAAG GCAATGTAGAGTCTCTCCTTAAATTGACTCCATGGAACTGGAAACACTTGAACTCGTCCTTCAAAGTGGATACCCCCATCACTGTGGATGTGTCTCTCACCTCTCACTACAGACTGACCGGGAAACACCTCAACAAGTATCTCA AGCTACAAAAGCAAAGAGATTGTGCATCCATTCTAAAAGCAATACCCAACACAAAAGGAAGAGACGGTGTGTACACGATATACCCGGATATGAAGACCAAGAAGTTGGTGTACTGTGACATGACCACGGACGGCGGAGGGTGGACA GTAATTCAAAGACGTATGGAtgggtctgtaaatttttatcGATCTTGGCAGACATACAAGGACGGATTTGGAAAACCACAAGGAGAATATTGGCTAG GAAATGAAGATATTCACATGCTCACATCAAAAACTAAGCAAGAGTTACGAGTTGACCTACAAAAGTTTTCGGGTGAAAAGGCTTACGCCAAATATTCCAGGTTTACTGTGGGAAGTGAGTCTGAAAAATACAAGTTATCTGTCGGGGGATACAGCGGAACGGCGG GTGATAGTCTCGCATATCAAAACAGTATGAAGTTTTCTACAAGAGACCAAGACAATGACTTATGGAATAAACACTGTAGCGTGGAACATCAAGGAGGATGGTGGTTTAAGGCATGCATCCATGCTGATCTTAATGGACCTTATCTGAAATCGGCTAAAATCACTGCAATTAGTATGAATTGGTACAAATTCGGAAATGAACACCGTGCTTTAAAGAGAGCATCAATGATGATAAGATCCAAAATTTAA